The genomic window GTGTAATACCCATGTTCACCTGTTTCATGTGTTAAGGCCgtattcttttgttttatatgtaatggTTGTTTCTTCTTGTGCTAtgtgtaattgccgtttcttcttgttttcatGTGTACTGGCTCATGGTTGATGTCTAATTGCCGTTTTCATCCGTTGCATGTGTAAGGCCTGTATTctgttgttttatgtgtaatggccgtattTTTTGTtctatgtgtaatggccgttatcacttgttttatgtgtaatggctgATTCTCTTGTTTGATGTGTTATTGgcattttctctatttttatatGAACTGGCCGTTTTCTCCTGTCGTATGTCTAATGGCCGTTCTCTCCTATTGCATGTGTAATGACCGTTTCCCcctgttttatgtgtaatggccgtattCTCTTTTTTACGGTTGATGGCCGTTTCCTTTTGattatgtgtaatggccgttttcaTCTGTTGCATGTGCAATGATCAAATtctcttgttttatgtgtaatggttgtattcttttgttttgtgtgttatggccgttttctcttgttttatgaGTAGTGACCGTTTTTTACTCTTGCAAGTGTAATGGCcatattctcttttttatttgtaatgaCTGTTTTCTCCTGTTGCATGAGTAGTGACCGTTTTGTCCTGTTGCATGTGTTATGGCCTTTTTCTCTTGATTATGTATAAAACACGTTTTCTCCTTTTGTATGTTTAATGGCCGTTTTCTCCTATTGCATGTGTAATGACCGTTTCCCCCTGTTTTACGTGTAATAACCGTATTCACTTATTTACGTGTAATagtcgttttctcttgtttatgTTTAATGGCCATGTTCACCTGTTGCCTGTGTAATGGCCGTGTTCTCTTGTTTTATGTGTTATGGCAGTTGCCTCGTGTTTTATGTGTAACGGCTGTTTTTCCTGTCATACATGTAATggccgtttccttttgttttatgtgtaatggccgtttttACCTGTTGCATGTGTCATGGCCGTATTCCCTTGTTTGATGAGTAATGGTCGTACTCACCTGTTTTATGTGTAATTGCCGTTTTCTATTTGTGTATGTTTAATGGCCATTCTCTCCTGTTGATGTGTTATGTTTTTCTCCTGTTCTTTGTAAAATTATCGTTCTCTCTCGTTGCAAgtgtaatggccgttttctcctgttttatgtgtaatggccgtttcctcttgttatatgtgtaatggccgtttccttttgtttatgtgtaatggccgtttccttttgttatatgtgtaatggccgtttccTTTTGTTATAGGTGTAATGGCCGTTGCCACCTGTTTAAGCGTAATGGccgtttttttcttgttttataccAAATGGCCGTTTATTACTCTTTCATGTGTAATGACTGTTTTCTCTTGTTATATGTATAATTTCCATATTCTCTATTTTTATGAAATGGCTGTTCTCCTAatttatgtgtaatggccgtttttTGCTATTGCATGTGTAATGGACGTATTCtcttttttatgtgtaatggccatTTGATTGTATTTTCTTGGTTTACGTGTAATGGCCATTTTCTATTTGTGTATGTTTAATGGCCATTCTCTCCTGTTGATGTGTTATGTTTTTCTCCTGTTCTTTGTAAAATTATCGTTCTCTCTCGTTGCAAgtgtaatggccgttttctcctgttttatgtgtaatggccgtttcctcttgttatatatgtgtaatggccgtttccttttgtttatgtgtaatggccgtttccttttgttatatgtgtaatggccgtttccttttgttatatgtgtaatggccgttgcCACCTGTTTTAGCGTAATGgcagtttttttcttgttttataccAAATGGCCGTTTATTACTCTTTCATGTGTAATGACTGTTTTCTCTTGTTATATGTATAATTTCTATATTCTCTATTTTTATGAAATGGCTGTTCTCCTAatttatgtgtaatggccgtttttTCCTATTGCATGTGTAATGGACGTATTCTCTTTTTTTGTGTAATGGCCATTTGATTGTATTTTCTTGGTTTACGTGTAATGGCCATTTTCACCTGTTGATCGTGTTATTGCCGTatagttttgttttatgtataattgccgtttcctcttgttttatgtGGAATGACTGTATTTTTTGGTTTACGTGTAATGGCCATTTTCGCCTGTTGCATGTGTTATGGCCGTATTctcttgttttatatgtaatgGTTGTTTCTTCATGTGTTATGTGTAATTGCCGTGTCTTCTTGTTTTTATGCGTACCTGCTGTTCTCTCCTGGTATATGTGTTATATCCgtattttcttgttttatgtgtaatggtaATTTTCATCTGTTGCATTGTAAGGGCAGTATACTGTATTTTAATGTGTAATGGCCGTATTCTCTTGTTCTATGTGCAATGGCCGTTGTCACCTGTTTTAAGTCTAATGGCCGTTTTCTCTTGTTGTATGTGTAATGGCCATTCTCTCCTGATGGACGTTTTATGGCCGTGGTCACATGGTTTATGAGTAATTGCCGTTTTCTCCTGTTgcatgtgtaatggccgttttctcctgttttatgtgtaatggccgtttccTCTTGGTATATGTGTTATGGCCGTTGTCACCTGTTTTTGCGTAATGgccgttttcttttgttttataccTAATGGCCGTTTATTACtcttttatgtgtaatggccgttttctcctgttatatgtgtaatggccgtttccTTTTGTaatatgtgtaatggccgttgcCACCTGTTTTAGCGTAACGGCCGTTTGTTCTTGTTTTATACCTAATGGCCGTTTATTACTCTTTCATGTGTAATGGCTGTTTTCTCTTGTTATATGTATAATGTCCATATTCTCTATTTTTATGAAATGGCTGTTCTCCTAATTaatgtgtaatggccgtttttTCCTATTGCATGTGTAATGGACGTATTCtcttttttatgtgtaatggccattttctcttgttttatatgtaattgccgtttcctcttgttttctGTGGATTGATTGTATTTTCTTGGTTTACGTGTAATGGCCATTTTCACCTGTTGATCGTGTTATTGCCGTATAGTAttgttttatgtattattgccgtttcctcttgttttatgtgtaattgccgtttcctcttgttttatgtggaatgactttatttttttggtttacgTGTAATGGCCATTTTCACATGTTGCATGTGTTAtggccgttttctcttgttttatatgtaatgGTTGTTTCTTCTTGTGTTATGTGTAATTGCCGTGTCTTCTTGTTTTTATGCGTACCGGCCGTTCTCTTCTGGTATATGTGTTATGTCCgtattttcttgttttatgtgtaatggtcGTTTTCATCTGTTGCATTGTAAGGGCAGTATTCTGTTGTTTAATGTGTAATGGCCGTATTCTCTTGTTCTATGTGCAATGGCCGTTATCACCTGTTTTAAGTCTAATGGCCGTTTTCTCTTGTTGTATGTGTAATGGCCATTCTCTCCTGATGCATGTGTAATGGCCGTGGTCACATGGTTTATGAGTAATTGCCGTTTTCTCCTGTTgcatgtgtaatggccgttttctcctgttttatgtgtaatggtcGTTTCCTCTTGTTATATGTGTGTATGGCCGTTGTCATCTGTTTTTGCGTAAtggccgttttctcttgttttatacCTAATGGCCGTTTATTACTCTTTTATGTGTAATGGTCGTTTTCTCCTGTtatatgtgtaatggccgtttccttttgttatatgtgtaatggccgttgcCACCTGTTTTAGCGTAACGGccgttttttcttgttttataccTACTGGTCGTTTATTACTCTTTCATGTCTAATGGCCGTTTTCTCTTGTTGTATGTGTAATGGCCATTCTCTCCTGATGGACGTTTTATGGCCGTGGTCACATGGTTTATGAGTAATTGCCGTTTTCTCCTGTTgcatgtgtaatggccgttttctcctgttttatgtgtaatggccgtttccTCTTGGTATATGTGTTATGGCCGTTGTCACCTGTTTTTGCGTAATGgccgttttcttttgttttataccTAATGGCCGTTTATTACtcttttatgtgtaatggccgttttctcctgttatatgtgtaatggccgtttccTTTTGTaatatgtgtaatggccgttgcCACCTGTTTTAGCGTAACGGCCGTTTGTTCTTGTTTTATACCTAATGGCCGTTTATTACTCTTTCATGTGTAATGGCTGTTTTCTCTTGTTATATGTATAATGTCCATATTCTCTATTTTTATGAAATGGCTGTTCTCCTAATTaatgtgtaatggccgtttttTCCTATTGCATGTGTAATGGACGTATTCtcttttttatgtgtaatggccattttctcttgttttatatgtaattgccgtttcctcttgttttctGTGGATTGATTGTATTTTCTTGGTTTACGTGTAATGGCCATTTTCACCTGTTGATCGTGTTATTGCCGTATAGTAttgttttatgtattattgccgtttcctcttgttttatgtgtaattgccgtttcctcttgttttatgtggaatgactttatttttttggtttacgTGTAATGGCCATTTTCACATGTTGCATGTGTTAtggccgttttctcttgttttatatgtaatgGTTGTTTCTTCTTGTGTTATGTGTAATTGCCGTGTCTTCTTGTTTTTATGCGTACCGGCCGTTCTCTTCTGGTATATGTGTTATGTCCgtattttcttgttttatgtgtaatggtcGTTTTCATCTGTTGCATTGTAAGGGCAGTATTCTGTTGTTTAATGTGTAATGGCCGTATTCTCTTGTTCTATGTGCAATGGCCGTTGTCACCTGTTTTAAGTCTAATGGCCGTTTTCTCTTGTTGTATGTGTAATGGCCATTCTCTCCTGATGCATGTGTAATGGCCGTGGTCACATGGTTTATGAGTAATTGCCGTTTTCTCCTGTTgcatgtgtaatggccgttttctcctgttttatgtgtaatggtcGTTTCCTCTTGTTATATGTGTGTATGGCCGTTGTCATCTGTTTTTGCGTAAtggccgttttctcttgttttatacCTAATGGCCGTTTATTACTCTTTTATGTGTAATGGTCGTTTTCTCCTGTtatatgtgtaatggccgtttccttttgttatatgtgtaatggccgttgcCACCTGTTTTAGCGTAACGGccgttttttcttgttttataccTACTGGTCGTTTATTACTCTTTCATGTGTAATGACTGTTTTCTCTTGTCATATGTATAATGTCCATATTCTCTATTTTTATGAAATGGCTGTTCTCCTAatttatgtgtaatggccgtttttTCCTATTGCATGTGTAATGGACGTATTCtcttttttatgtgtaatggccatttcctcttgttttatatgtaattgccgtttcctcttgttttctGTGGATTGAATGTATTTTCTTGGTTTACGTGTAATGGCCATTTTCACCTGTTGATCGTGTTATTGCCGTATAGTAttgttttatgtattattgccgtttcctcttgttttatgtgtaattgccgtttcctcttgttttatgtggaatgactgtttttttttggtttacgtGTAATGGCCATTTTCACATGTTGCATGTGTTATGGCCGTATTctcttgttttatatgtaatgGTTGTTTCTTCTTGTGTTATGTATAATTGCCGTGTCTTCTTGTTTTTATGCGTACTGGCCGTAATCTCCTGTTATATGTGTAATGTCCgtattttcttgttttatgtgtaatggtcGTTGTCATCTGTTGCATTGTAAGGACAGTATTCTGTTGTTTAATGTGTAATGGCCGTATTCTCTTGTTCTATGTGCAATGGCCGTTGTCACCTGTTTTAAGTCTAATGGCCGTTTTCTCTTGTTGTATGTGTAATGGCCATTCTCTCCTGATGCACGTGTAATGGTCACATTTTGTATGAGTAATTGCCGTTTTCTCCTGTTgcatgtgtaatggccgttttctcATGTTTTATGTATGATGACCGTTTTCACCTTTTGCATGTGTAACTGCCGTatagttttgttttatgtattattgcCGTTTCCTCTTATTGTatgtgtaattgccgtttcctctcgTTTTATGTGCAATCGTTGATTACTGTTGCATGAGTAATGACAGCTTTCTCCTGTTGTATGTATAATGttcattttctctttttcatgtgtaatggccgtttccTCCTGTTTTATGAGTAATGACCGTTTTCTCTTCTTGCATATGTAATGGTCATATTCTCTTTTTTTGTGTTATATCCGCTTTCTCCTGCTGTAAGTCTAATGGCCGTTCTATCCTATTATATGTGTAATGACCGTATTCTCCTGTTTACGTGTAAGTCGTTTCCTTTTGTTCATGTGTAATGGCCATTTTCACCTGTTGCCTGTGTAATGACCTTTTTCTCCTGTTATATGTATAATGGCCATATTTGATTTATGTAATggctgttttttcttttttttaggagtaatggccgttttctcctgTTGCGTGTGTAATGGCCGTGTTCTCTTTTTTATGTCTAATGGCCGCTCTCTCCTATTGCATGTGTAATGACCATTTCCCCCTGTTTTATGTATTGTATAATACGTATTCTCTTTTTTACGTGTAatagtcgtttcctcttgtttatgTGTAATTGCCATGTTCTCTTGTGTTATATGTACTGACTGTGTCCTCTTGTTTCTATGTGTAATGGCTGTTTTTCCTATTGTACATGTAAAGGCCATTTCcttttgttttatgtgtaatgaccattttttcttgttttaagtgtaatggccgttttcttctgttgtatgtctaatggtgGTTCTCTCCTGTTGCagtacttataatcatggagatatgatttgatttgattggtgtttaacgccactttcagcactattgatcctagtacttatagtcatggagatatgatttgatttgattggtgtttaacgccattttcagcactattgatcctagtacttataatcatggagatatgatttgatttgattggtgtttaacgccactttcagcactattgatactagtacttataatcattgagatatgatttgatttgattggtgtttaacgccattttcagcactattgatcctagtgcttataatcatggagatatgatttgatttgattggtgtttaacgccactttcagcactatagatcctagtacttataatcatggagatatgatttgattttattggtgtttaacgccatttTCAGTACTATTGATACCagtacttataatcatggagatatgatttgatttgattggtgtttaacgccactttcagcactatagatcctagtacttataatcatggagatatAAACTCAAAAGTAAAAAAGACATTGTAAACCATCTGCTTTTTTATGTACAAGATATTAAGACAAGATATGATATCTTTATTCCAATTAAATAGCTAATGAAGATTAGAGTAGTATAATACGATAATTTTTCATaattcagggccgtaactacctatgaggcaggggaggcaactgccctGACTTTTctacaccaaattttttttttgaagtaataaaatgttttattgacAATATGTCCACAAAGAATTTGAATTCATagcataagggacgacatcaaaagttcaatgtaggataaacaaacttaattcacatagttttttcactgacacccGCTCCTCCCTCCACACACAacttttaacttaatttgggaaaaattgatttaccaatagggttTCGTGTGGCGGTCCGTCTGTTAGTCAGGATTTGTACGAGAACACATATTAAAACTTTGCTtttcgataattttgaataaaacataactgttcacatttatttagggacTCAATTAAGCataggaagttccctttgtatatTGTGAATCTttaataaattcaaattcaaattcaaatatttattgccatgtaaactttaaacattaagtttgtgacatacaaaataataaacaatataactatatttcacatatatatatatatatatacacaatcattcatttacagtaaatattcccctgtcctcagttctaatgaccttTTGATGTAGGACCCCAATTTATTTACTTGTGATGGTGTTGATGGATTGAGTATAAAAATCAACTTTTCTTCATCAGAtaatatcggaaattcgttaccagCTGAATCAGCAGTTGGATTATTTTTTTAACGTTTCCTTATCGTAGGAGAaccattatggtcaatgccttagtagttaaacactcccattcgttgtagcagggactttctttACTAAGTATATATACTagcatagaaagtccctggttgtagttatatacatgtttgttcagcttttaaaaatattaaaattcaaggtccgcgataaaaaaatatatatcttgcgttctatgatcttgctttatatgttttttaacttaccagtttgatttctaacaaaaaggtttttaaatacgaataataattgtttgcataaaaattgcttccaggatccagcaatactgatgtttcttaaagtaggaaattgaatgaaaaagggtcctgatgaaggtaaatccagaaaagcgcgtcGGGCGCAATAacttattaaacgtgttgttttccattattTTAGCCATTTTAATGAGATTAAAAAATTGGCGGGGGCTGCGCCCCAACCTCTTTTTTTAGGGGCCTCATTtggcggcccccaaacccctgcctcccctgaattcgaaccctagttacggccctgtaattGACGAACATGTTGTTGACACTCATATACACTCAGAGCCATAAGCATGTGTGCAAACATGCAGTTATAAAACagataatatcatgaatatataatattaacAGGCACATATTCTTAATGGGTTACATATAAACATATCTGTACAAAATTGAGTTTTCTGATTTCAAGACATTCATTaatatatacatcatgtacattccAATAATGTTTAATAcctctaggttttcttgaataaaaagacaaaatgaaattGGCATTTGAGTTtaacattttgacaattttacaaaTGATATTATAGAACTATTTTTTCAAGAGATTATAACGAGGACATTCACATATACGATGTTCGTCATCTTCAACTTTATCCAACGCAACCTTTGTGATTTATctatataattgttttttgcatATCCATCCGGCTCTGTTTTTAGAGGGTGTGCAACTATCTTGCATACTGCTGGTCTTTCTTTAAATGATTTCAATTCCAAATAATTTGCTctatttttttaatcatgttaattgaaaACAAGCCAAGTGTTAGTAACCTTATCTGATTtaacaatattttcaataaaatcttaCCAATTATTCAGAAAAACAAGATTTGCATATATGCTTAAAAAGAGATTTGTTAATatagacagcaacctaacaatacaataaagattaaaacaaaacagctGAAGGTTAATGGAAGTATTGACTAGTGACGATActtcaaacaataaatttatttcaGCTTTAGGAGGTTTTGAATAAATGAATTATAATGTATGAATGTGACcaaatacaaacaataaaaaaatatccttCACTAGCATTGATCAGTTTGACATCAATGTTGATTTGCTCCTTTTTCTTTCAACAATGATTCTATTTCTATATGTCCTTTCTCCTGTGCTACATTTAGAGGATTTTTACCTTTAAAGTTACACTTATTGAgatcagctgaatgttgtaacagttctttaacaacatcaacatgtccattctgacttgctatatacagaggtgatgcatcattattgttacatttattgacatcagctgaatgttgtaacagttctttaacaacatcaacatgtcctttaTGACTTGCCCAATAAAGTGAGGAACGTCCATTATCATCACAAAGATCAATATCAACATCATCACACTGAAGAAGTACACGTACAACCTCTATCCTGTTGTTGTAACAAGCAATCTGTAATGGTGGGTTGCTATTATTCCTAcatttattgacatcagctgaatgttgtaacaattttttaacaacatcaacatgtccttcctgacttgctATATAAAGTGAAGAACATCCATCATCATCACAAAGATCAATATCAACATCATCACACTGAAGAAGTACACGTACAACCTCTATCCTGTTGTTGTAACAAGCAATCTGTAATGGTGGGTTGCTATTATTCCTAcatttattgacatcagctgaatgttgtaacagttctttaacaacatcaacatgtccttcaTGACTTGCTATATAAAGTGAAGAACATCCATCATCATCACAAAGATCAATATCAACATCATCACACTGAAGAAGTACACGTACAACCTCTATCCTGTTGTTGTAACAAGCAATCTGTAATGGTGGGTTGCTATTATTCCTAcatttattgacatcagctgaatgttgtaacaattttttaacaacatcaacatgtccttcctgacttgctATATAAAGTGAAGAACGTCCATCATCATCACAGAGATCAATATCAACATCATCACACTGAAGAAGTACACGTACAACCTCTATCCTGTTGTAGTAACAAGCAATCTGTAATGGAGGGGTGCcatcattcatacatttattgacatcagctgaatgttgtaacaattttttaacaacatcaacatgtccttcctgacttgctATATAAAGTGAAGAACATCCATTATCATCACAAAGATCAATATCAACATCATCACACTGAAGAAGTACACGTACAACATCTATCCTGTTGTTGTTACAAGCAATCTGTAATGGTGGAGTGCCATCATTACtacacttattgacatcagctgaatgttgtaacagttctttaacaacattaaCATGTCCATTCGCACTTGCTATAGACAGAGGTGATGCACCATCAATATTGttacacttattgacatcagctgaatgttgtaacagttctttaacaacatcaacatgtccattataacttgctatatacagaggtgatGCATCATTCTTGttacacttattgacatcagctgaatgttgtaacagttctttaacaacatcaacatgtccttcctgacttgccCATAATAAAGGGAAACAACCATCCTCTCTACAATAATTAATGTCACTGTTCCTACTTATCAACCATTTGACAAGGTCAATAGTACCCATATAACAACTTCCACCAAGTGCTATATCTTTATTGTGAATATCTTTAGTATGAACAAGTTCTTCCTGCTTTGATAGATCAAGTTGGTTTAAATGTGTTACCaatttttctgtaaatatagTAGAACTCATGTTTCTGTTCTGACATATATTGGATACAAATCTGTTCTCCCAGTCTTTAAGTAACCTATCTATAtaactatttatatatttatcaggTATTCTTATTACAAACTCTATTTCTGTGCCCATGTTATCTGTTATTTGCCAAAGAAATCTCTTTTTAATGAAACCAGTATTAGCATGATCAATGAAAATCTGTAACATCTTCTCTCCGAAGTATTTGGCAAGGAAATCAAACAACTTATCATggattattttgtatttattatccACCTTGACCACATATGTACCTTCAAGTGTTTCAAGGGATTTCTTTAAACGTTTGATGGATGTTCCTTTATTCAGTTCACATTCTTCTGTTAAATCGTCTATGACTGCTcctattttcttatcttttggtGACAAGTTTTCttcttttaatttgttgttaaacATCACACAAAGGACTAAGCTACAATACTGCATCTTACCAGCATCACTTTCTTCATACATTTGTACAAGTTGATCTTTGAAAACTTCAAAAGGATTGCTAAAAAAAGAAGTAACGCTTACATTTTTCTTGAGGTTCTGTTTATGATATAAGCTACATAAAAGTGGGAAAAAGTCATATTTTTCTGACAATTCCTTTACTTCATCAGtattttccttaaagtaaactTCAGCTAAAGCTAATTTTTCAGTAGCACTAAGTTTGAATTCTTCTGAACTTAAATCGATGttacacattttgaaaatagaGAGATTGCTAAATAGTTTATCTTTGTAAACCTCCAATCTACATGTTGAGATGATTTTACAACATTTGTCTTTGAGAAGAGATATTATGTGATCAAGTCTTTGTTTCCAGTCAGTGTAAATTTGTTGATTAAGAGTATATCTGCCACAGACGTCATCAAAGACAAACAATGTTTTCCTCccatgtttaaaccatttttcaatATCTTTAGGTTTACTACATGGAATTACAGTATAGCCATATTTCTTCATCATGAGGGCAATGTGTTTAGAAAGAAAACTTTTTCCAGTGCCTGAGTTTCCGACCAGGGTAACTGAACTTTGTGTCAAAACTTTTTGCATTACATGTTTCTCTGCTTCAGTACTAACAAACTGTTGATCATCCTTTTTCCACTGTTCCAAGCGTTTTTCGAACTGCTCTGTAAAAAATGCAATTCAATAAATTatctatatatttaaatttaaatttcaaggtgaaataacacaaaaaaaagtatgtGACATCCagtttcatcatgttcatgtatctTGTGTGTTTTGAAGtaccatattttgttttattcagtgttctaataaaatatttttaaaacttaagaTGATAAGACCAAATATCAATTCATGACATCATATTCTacctttgtatatatattataattgtctttttaaaattatttgataattGATCAGTAGTTTAACTCCTCTTTCAGCACTTTTGGATATTTCGGTGTGGTCAGGTTTTAATAGTTGAGGAATCTGGAGTGCTCCGAGAAATATTTGACCTTtgacaggaaaactgacaatcctagtcaatttagaCTTGTTAGATTATAGTCCAGCACATCTGCCACGTGTAAGGTTTAaacttacaacctcagtgttgacaggctagtaaTACAGTATACTTGAACTACTTAAACCACTTATCCACCGAGGCCCTTTTTTTAATTCCAAGAACTTTGAATGTGTACATATTTTGGTAGTATTCTTGAAAATTGAGGCtaattaacaaattaattgttacaCCAGAAATTAATGCAGAATTTCAAGTCATACTTAAGTAGCaaattaaacaagaggctgtcacaacgacagcaaaccggatttattaacatttatttgtgtcctggcaatatcacaagaaccataactgatgaatgctgaaagtgaaaatcgtcaatatcaaatttgacctccattttgtagtcagtatcaacatattaaaatttgaaaagcttagattgaatggttcattagtacatgcaacaacgtgaatggaaacaccaatttacgatctttcaagaaccataactcctaaattgtcattattgaacttgacctctattttgtcatcagtaacaacatataaaaatttcaaaagctttggttgaatggttta from Mytilus galloprovincialis chromosome 5, xbMytGall1.hap1.1, whole genome shotgun sequence includes these protein-coding regions:
- the LOC143074147 gene encoding uncharacterized protein LOC143074147, whose translation is MASSQPQNLIEWQLHCVLKRASLLQYYDSFIRQGESNVLQLSEADDNKFKDVMEKVGMAKKSIHVRQFKNTLLEWVKDPGKDSIVPSYITTDRDSKMPPAPKSLNLQTATLSRPDKTSVVQKLPKCTQGNPTKDIDQLTTSDKSEKKELPKQPYTTQYQTHSEVKDQKHHEHHDLTRYYDELLDNTVLDKMVLDNLISRCILMIEDREEIIKPTTQRERNKVLLDILSERPYPTFQLFKDVLQESEPSNSYVQEIVMKMTSTESRDEHISYQGQEIVLNKHKVKLQKIYMMFVHGVDSKTEIADHLYQSDVLSTEEKEEICNSSLTQQESNRLLYNKLIRKGGDAYKHLLEAVRHGEYHDVASEMEKTELSDQEIQLCQIGMKKLKDRHEKKVILMDHDEIIPKHILEQFEKRLEQWKKDDQQFVSTEAEKHVMQKVLTQSSVTLVGNSGTGKSFLSKHIALMMKKYGYTVIPCSKPKDIEKWFKHGRKTLFVFDDVCGRYTLNQQIYTDWKQRLDHIISLLKDKCCKIISTCRLEVYKDKLFSNLSIFKMCNIDLSSEEFKLSATEKLALAEVYFKENTDEVKELSEKYDFFPLLCSLYHKQNLKKNVSVTSFFSNPFEVFKDQLVQMYEESDAGKMQYCSLVLCVMFNNKLKEENLSPKDKKIGAVIDDLTEECELNKGTSIKRLKKSLETLEGTYVVKVDNKYKIIHDKLFDFLAKYFGEKMLQIFIDHANTGFIKKRFLWQITDNMGTEIEFVIRIPDKYINSYIDRLLKDWENRFVSNICQNRNMSSTIFTEKLVTHLNQLDLSKQEELVHTKDIHNKDIALGGSCYMGTIDLVKWLISRNSDINYCREDGCFPLLWASQEGHVDVVKELLQHSADVNKCNKNDASPLYIASYNGHVDVVKELLQHSADVNKCNNIDGASPLSIASANGHVNVVKELLQHSADVNKCSNDGTPPLQIACNNNRIDVVRVLLQCDDVDIDLCDDNGCSSLYIASQEGHVDVVKKLLQHSADVNKCMNDGTPPLQIACYYNRIEVVRVLLQCDDVDIDLCDDDGRSSLYIASQEGHVDVVKKLLQHSADVNKCRNNSNPPLQIACYNNRIEVVRVLLQCDDVDIDLCDDDGCSSLYIASHEGHVDVIACYNNRIEVVRVLLQCDDVDIDLCDDNGRSSLYWEKKVITQATGENGHYT